The sequence CTGTCGTGGCCCCCGTCACCGGGCGTCGCATCGTCATGGCACGCCGCGACCAGCAGCGCGCACAACGACCACGCCCATCGATCCGAACACCGACCCTGCGTCCCGATGGAAAGCTTCATGGCCGGCAGATGTCGATGGGCGACCGGATCCGTCCCGACGCGATGCAGCTGATAGATTGCGCGGAGAGCTTCGATGACGTCGGCGATCCCCTGGCTGCTGTGGTCCGCGCTCGCGCCGGCGCCCGCGACGGATCCGATCGCGGCGGCGCTCGAGCTGCGGTGGCAGGCACCCGCGCCGTGCCCGGATCGCAGCGCACTCACGCACGCCATCACGGCGCTCGCGACCGTCGAACCCACCGTGGTCCGCTCGCGTGCGTCGATCGACGCGCGCGTCGAGCCCCACGTCGACGGCTTCGCGCTGCAGCTGCGCGTCGAAGCCGAAGGTCGCACACGCACGCGCACGCTGGTGGCCGCGAAGTGCAGCTCGCTGCTGGACGCGGTCGCGATCGAGGCGGCGCTCTTGCTCGAGGCGGCACACGCGGCGACGCCACGCGCAACCGCGATCCACGGCGAGGTTGCCATCATCGCGGGCACCGTGCGTCTCGCACGTCGTCCACGCCCGCAGCTGCGCCTGCGCGGCAGCGCGTCGCTCGGCGGCGCGGTGATCGAAGGCGCGTCGGCGGGGTACGGCGGCGGTGTGGTCGTGAACGGCCGACGCTGGGGTGCGAGCCTCGAGGCGGTGCACTGGCCCCGAGGCTTCGCACCGCTGGCGGCACGGACGAGCGCCGGCACCACACTGCGACAGACCGACGTCATCGCCAGCGGCTGTGCCCGCCACGCGCACGGGCGCGTCGGCGCCTCGCTGTGCATCGGCGCGGCGATCGGCGCGCGTCAGGCCGGCGGACGTGGCCTCGTCGATGGGCGCGAAGCCGTCGCGGCGACCTTCGCGTTGGTGCTGGCGCCGGCGTTCGAGTGGCAGACCCCGAGCCCGATCGTGGTCGCGATCGCGCCCTGGGTGCGCGCGGCGATCGTGCGGCCCGGGGTCCGCGTGGACGGCCTCGGCGAGCTCGCACGCCCGCGCACGTGGGCGTTCGGCGGGGCCCTGCGCCTGGAGTTCTCGCTGTGGCCGCCAGCTCGCGGGCGCGGTCGCCGGGCGCGTCGATCGGCGGGCGGCGAGCTGCGACGGACTCGCGACGGATTTGGGGACGGATTTGGGGGTTCGGCGACATTGACCCCCGAGGACGACACCCCTTGACCCTCGGCAGCCAGGCCCTGCGCGCAACGGCGACCCCCGAGGTCGACGCGCGGCCGTGCGCAGCGGCCGGCAGCGACGCCCACGCCGACTTCGGCGCCTTCATGCGTGAGCACGCCGACGGCGTGTGGCGCTGCCTCCATGCGCTCGGCATCGCCGGCGCGAGCCTCGACGATGCCGCGCAGGACGTGTTCCTCGTCGCGCTGCGCCAGTGGGCGAGCTATCAGGAGCGTGGCACGCCGCGGGCGTGGCTGTTCGCGATTGCGCGGCGCGTGGCCGCCAACCACCGCCGTCGCGATCGTCACGCCCACGCCAGCACCGACACGCTGACGATCGACGACGGCCTCGACGAGGCGGTCGCGGCCCGACAGGCCCGCGCGTTGGTCGAGGGCTTCCTCGCCGAGCTGCCCGAGGAGCGGCGCCTGGTGTTCTTTCTGTCCGAGGTCGAGGGCTGGTCCGCACCCGAGGTCGCCGCGGCGCTCGAGCTCAACCTCAACACGGTGTACTCGCGCCTGCGGCGGGCGCGGGCCGCCTTCGAGCCGTTCCTGCGGCGACACGGAGGTCGATCGTGAGCCCACCGGATCCCCGCAGCGTGCTCGCGCACTATCGCGGCGCCATCACCCCCAGCACCGCGCAGCGCGATCGGCTGTTCGCCGCCCTGGATCGCGCGGCACCGACCGCGGCCGCGACGGTGGTCGCCGCGGCTGCGGGCCGCTCGCGTCGGCTCGTGCTGCTGGTCGGCACGGGATTGATCGCGACCGCGGTCGCCGCGTTCGCGCTGCGTTCGACGGCGCCGACGAGCCCGATCGACGCGGCCGCGAGCGATGGCCCGGGCATGCCCGAGCTCGAGACGCCGGCGCCCCGACACGTCGACGCGACCGCGCGCGTGCAATCCAACACCGACGCTCCGACGGCACCCGCCCTCGCAGCTGCGGCAACGCCAACGACCCGCGCCGCGGTCGCGACCGATCCCACCCCGCCAGCGCGGGTGCCGACCCGCACACGTGCCAACGCGAGCGCGGCATCGCAGCGCTCGCGCACCGACGCGATCGATCCACCGCGTCCCTCCACGCCGCAACCCGACCCGCCGCCGCCACCCGAGCCGCGCCCCAGCGACGAGCTCGGTGTCGATGCCGAGGTCGCGTTGTTGCGACGGGCCACCCTGGCCCTGCGCGATGGCCGGGCGCAGGAGGCCGCGGCGCTGCTCGATCGGCATGCGCGCGAGTTCCCGACGGGCGCACTGGTCGAGCTGCGCGAGTTCTCGCGCGCGCGGCTGCGGTGCGACGCGATCGGCGATCGCGAGGCGACCATCGATGGCTTTCGCGCGCGGTTCCCCGACTCGCCCCACCTCGCGCGCCTGCAACGCGAGTGCGTGCCGTGATCCAACGGCTGCTGCCGTTGTTGCTGGTCGCGTGCACGCCGGCGGCCCAGACCGTCGGCGCCTGGACCACCGCCGTCGACACCGGCGCGACGGCGCCGGGCAGCTCCGGGGCCGCGAGCGACGACGGCACCGTCGCCGATGGCACGTCGAGCTCCGGCGACGACGTCGAGTCCGGCAGCGCCGCCGCCACCGGCTCCGACGACGCAGATGCGTCGAGCTCGGGCGCCGCCGCGGTGCCGCCGTGGGTCGTGACGGTCACGGCGAAGCCCGACGGCGCGCCCATGCTGCAGATCCTCGCGCTCGTCGCCGACGACGCGATCGAGGTGCACGATGGCTGCACCTTCGCGGGGCTCGCAGTCGCCGATGGCCTCGGCTGGCGCGCCGACGGCCGCCTGGTCGGCACCGACGCCGCCACGGGAACGCTGTGGCAGGCCGATCCCTGCGACTGCACCGTGGGCGTCGTCGACGGCATCGAACCGCCGCCGCTGCTGCACGCGCTCACCGAGCGCGGCGATGGCAGCGACGGCCGGGTGTTCGGCGTCGACGACGGCCGTGCCGCGATCGTCGAGCTCGACCTCGATCTCGCGCTCACACTGGCGGCCTTCGATCGCCCCGATGCCGCGGTGGTGCTCGCGCTCGCGTCCGACGATGAAACCCTCGTCGCGCTGCTCGAGCGCGCGGGGCCGGTGCTGCAACGGATCGACCCCGACGACGGCGCTGTGCTGCAGGAGCAGGCGCTGACGCTGCCACCCGACACCCGCGGACTCACCCGCAATCCAGCGGGTGATGGCTTCGTGGCGTGCAGCGCCGACGGCTCGCTGTGGCGCATCGCGGCCGATGGCGCCACGACGGCCCTCGGCGAGCCACTCGCGTCGGCTTGCCGCACGTTGGCGACGCCGCACGGACCCGTCGCGTGCATCGACGCGGCGCTGGGGGGATGACCCTACGCGCTGCCGCCGGGTGCGATCGGACAGGCGCCGTCGCAGCGACCGGTGAGCCGCAGCCGTCGCTCGGCGAAGCGGTCGTACGCCCACGACATCACGTGCGAGATGCCCGGCACGCGGGTGAGCGCGACCAGCCAACCGAAGCCGACCGCCGCATAGAGGCGACGGAACACCTCGACGCCGTCGATCAGGCGCCCGTCAGGGGTCTGCGCGTGGATGCGCGCCATCAGCTGCGCCCAGGTCGCGCCGTAGTCCTGCGCGCGGAAGCCCGGCGCTGCGATGTCGACGAAGTCGATCGCGTGGCGGCGATCGAGCCGTCGCAGCAGCGCGACCTCGCGGGCGCACAGCGGACACGCACCATCGTGGAACACCCGCACCGACCAGGTCGTCTCCGGCATCTCGAGCCGGAGTCTGCTGCCAGTCGTCGCAGGCGCAAGTCGGCAGGGGCGCTGGCGCCCCTGCACGATCCGCTCGAAGTCTAGGGATCGAGGAGCGCGGCGAGCCGCGCCCTCGCGTCGCTGACCCGCGCCAGGGCAACACGCATCGCCGCCGACATCATGGTCTTGTGGCTGCGATCGTGGTGATCCAGCGCCTCGAGCGCGACGCCGAGCGCTCGCTCGGCCTCGGCCAGCTCGGTGGTCGCCGTCTGCACGGCGGCGCGGGTCGTCGACGGGTCGTCCACTTACCAGCGCTTGCCGCCGCCGCCACCACCGTGACGACCACCGCCGCCGCCGCCGTGTCGACCGCCGCCGCCACCGCCGAAGCGATCGCCACCGCCACCGCCACCGCCACCGCCGCCGGCGCGGTCCTGGGCCTGGCTGACGCGGATGGCTCGACCGTCGAGCATGGTGCCGTCGAGCACGCGAATCGCCACGTTCATCTCGTCGGCATTCGCCATCGTCACGAAACCAAAGCCGCGTGAACGGCCGGTGTCACGGTCGGTCACGACCTTCGCCTCAGTCACTTCGCCATGCTTCGCAAAGCAATCCCGCAGCAGCTCATCGGTGGTGTTCCAGCTCAAGCCGCCCACAAACATCTTGTTCGCCATTTCGTTCCTCTTCAGTCCTCGACTGCAAGGTCGCCGTCATCGACGCCTGGCCGTCGTCCTCTCGTGTGCTTCGCGCGGCGACCCGGGCACCCGACAGCGGGCGATCGGCGTCGAAACGCGACAACAGTTCTCGGAATCCGCGGGCGATGGTGATCCATCGATCGCCGCCGGAGTGCAAGTACACCACGCTGGGCTGCTCGAGTCCGCGTCGGTAGTCCAACGCGATCGGTAGCTCCGGCCCCATCGCACCGATCAACACCGACTGCGCGGGGTTCAGATCGCCGGGGGGCGCTTGGGTGTCGGCGTGTCCGAAGTACGCCGGATCGGTCTCACGCAACCACCGCTCGTTCTCGACGATCATCCGCGGGAGATCGAAGAACACCGGCGCGATCGGCCGCTCCCGGAACACGCGACGCAGCACCGCCTGCGACGGCACGCGCCAGCGGCCCTCGTGCATCGCTCGCACCAGCGCGGCCGGCAGCGGCAGCTCGTTGACATGCAAGCGCCCCGCACCCACGCCGCCCAGTCCGGTGCTCGCGACAGCGGTGCCGGTGCTCGCGGCAGCGGGAGTAGTGGATGCGAGGCACGGAGCCTCCGCACCACGACGGGTCGAACTCGGCTGGGTCACTGCAACGTCTCGCAGCCAGCGGCGCGCGCCGCGAGGTGCAGGGATCGGCCGCTCGCCAGGCGCGAATCGACCGAGCGCGACCATAGCACGCCCCATCGCGGCGGCGGGTTCTCGCCCTCGCCCGGCCCGCCACCTCAACACACGCCGGGTGCCCGCGTGCGCTTTCGCGGTCGTCGTCGCTTCACCACGGGCTGCTAGGGGGCGCGGCCGCTCGGTCGGCGCCCACGAGCCCCGATCAGCGTCCGTCGTCCCCGCGCGGCAGCGTCAGTACTCGTAGCCGCGCACGCCGGCGCGCACCTCGGCGAGCACGCCGAAGCTGCTCAGCGACTGCCCCGGAGCCCGCGCGACGTGCAGATCGACCCATGGGGCCACGCCGATGCGCACGTTGGTCTTCTGCAGGTCGAGGCCCTCGGTACCGGTCGGGTACCAGTAGAGCCACGCCTCGCCGCGCAGGGTCTGGCCGCCGCCGAACGGGTTGTAGCTCTGATCGCTGCCAGCCGCGGCGTAGCGCACCGTCGGCCCGAAGCCGAGCTGCTGCAGGAGCTTCTTGCCGCGCTGGATCGAGAACAACACCGGCACCGTCACGCTGAACACCGGCCGCGTCTGCGGCCCCTCGATGGTGACGTCGCGGGTGTGCGCGGGCACGTCGTTCTTGCCGGGCAGCACGATGCCCAGCGGTGACGCGCCCGACCAGTTGCGGTCGTATCGCAGCAAGAGCTGCGGCGCGACGCGATAACGACGCGGCTCGTGCACGTAGGCCAAGAAGCGCAGCAGCCCCTTCATCGAGCTGCGCGTGACCTTGGCCTGCGCCGCACCGGCGGCGGGATAGTAGCGGAACGTCTGCAGGCCCCAGTCGACGTCGACGCCGAGCTGGAACAGCTTCGCCGGACCGGTCTCGCCGGTGGTGTCGCGGATCCAATCGCCGACCACGCCCACGCGCCAGCTCGACACGAAGCCGCCGAGGGCATCGACGCTCGCACGCGAGGCCCCGGTCGGCGATTGTTGCGTGACGGGGAAGCGGCCCTTGAAGCCGAGCCGTCCACCGTCGCAGGCGTTGCGCTCGCCGTGGCAGCGCGGCTCGAACACGATGTCGCCACCCAGCCCGATCGTCGACGAGCGGCCGTTGACTGCGATGTCGACGTTGGGTGCGCCGCGCGTGGTGCCGCCGTCGCCGATCGTCTCGGGCAGCGGGTCCGGCGTCGGCTCCGGGTCGGGGCTCGGCTCCGGTGTCGGCTCCGGCGACGGCTCCGGCGTGGGCTCGGGCGTCGGGGTCGGATCGGGCTC is a genomic window of Deltaproteobacteria bacterium containing:
- a CDS encoding sigma-70 family RNA polymerase sigma factor, which translates into the protein MTLGSQALRATATPEVDARPCAAAGSDAHADFGAFMREHADGVWRCLHALGIAGASLDDAAQDVFLVALRQWASYQERGTPRAWLFAIARRVAANHRRRDRHAHASTDTLTIDDGLDEAVAARQARALVEGFLAELPEERRLVFFLSEVEGWSAPEVAAALELNLNTVYSRLRRARAAFEPFLRRHGGRS
- a CDS encoding DUF393 domain-containing protein; protein product: MPETTWSVRVFHDGACPLCAREVALLRRLDRRHAIDFVDIAAPGFRAQDYGATWAQLMARIHAQTPDGRLIDGVEVFRRLYAAVGFGWLVALTRVPGISHVMSWAYDRFAERRLRLTGRCDGACPIAPGGSA
- a CDS encoding RNA-binding protein, with translation MANKMFVGGLSWNTTDELLRDCFAKHGEVTEAKVVTDRDTGRSRGFGFVTMANADEMNVAIRVLDGTMLDGRAIRVSQAQDRAGGGGGGGGGGDRFGGGGGGRHGGGGGGRHGGGGGGKRW